One window of Thiohalobacter sp. genomic DNA carries:
- a CDS encoding chemotaxis protein CheW, whose protein sequence is MSEAPLIAMQVEDCWNRIGIWRRGDTRCERLDEVIHCRNCEVYARAGRIILKRPLPETARDEWTRIYAETKQTEQAADETALVFRLGDEWLGLPNAVVNEVTSARPIQRLPHTTSRVLKGLVNMRGELQICVSLGGVLGLDKGESPIRFGSVGISDRMIHIERDGHRYVFPVTEVQGLVRFRAEQLAQPPTTVVHARNNYIRGVLGHGEHSVGMLDDELLFHTLGRNLK, encoded by the coding sequence ATGAGCGAAGCGCCTCTCATCGCAATGCAGGTCGAGGACTGCTGGAACCGCATCGGCATCTGGCGCCGTGGCGACACCCGCTGCGAACGTCTCGACGAGGTGATCCACTGCCGCAACTGCGAGGTCTACGCCCGGGCCGGGCGCATCATCCTCAAGCGGCCTCTGCCCGAGACTGCCCGTGACGAGTGGACCCGGATCTATGCGGAAACCAAGCAGACCGAACAGGCCGCCGACGAAACCGCACTGGTATTCCGGCTCGGCGACGAATGGCTGGGGCTGCCCAATGCCGTAGTCAACGAGGTCACCTCCGCGCGCCCCATCCAGCGTCTGCCGCACACCACCTCCCGAGTATTGAAGGGTCTGGTAAACATGCGCGGCGAACTGCAGATCTGCGTATCCCTGGGCGGCGTGCTTGGTCTGGACAAGGGCGAGTCGCCGATCCGCTTCGGTTCGGTCGGCATCAGTGATCGCATGATCCACATCGAGCGTGACGGTCATCGATACGTGTTTCCGGTCACCGAGGTACAGGGCCTGGTTCGGTTTCGCGCCGAGCAGCTTGCCCAGCCCCCGACGACCGTTGTTCATGCCCGCAACAACTACATCCGCGGCGTACTCGGCCACGGCGAGCACAGTGTGGGCATGCTCGACGACGAACTGCTGTTCCACACCCTGGGCAGGAATCTCAAATGA
- a CDS encoding methyl-accepting chemotaxis protein → MKSEKLSLKSLTLGILLLLSLSAIGLSLFSSQRYQQAALSGQSRTLERLLEVGARQAEARMHEATVELGQRLEKEAVRPHVTAALAGDPDAGHRLVAALDRPFHGSFVTSGLLEPVKLRLFDTDLQPLAASSEGTALPPALEISLQERARARQGADRAKPLNAWWVHDDRPLYSVLVPVGGLRPMAYLEVIVDPVNNLRRIETSLDLPLRLGSPGGRPLYRSEGWQDDNPELLAVSHGIANAAGQPVMSLSILESVGGLLADINQVRTWTALAFLLLAVAALLAALWLFNRLVFRPVDRLASDMARAAEGDLDVHAEPGGVRELGVLAQGFNVMAERVKEMVERERQQAEDVTGKVELIEEVVEMAARGDLTGQLMIYRDNDIISELANGIQGMLDSLNALVARIQQSGIQVTSSATEIAATAKQQEATVSEQAATTNQIRATVTEISATAKELVNTMHEVTDVALRTSEQANAGRSSLSRMEQTMQNMQEATANINSKLAVLSEKAANINSVVTTINKVSDQTNLLSLNAAIEAEKAGEYGVGFAVVATEIRRLADQTAVATWDIEQMVKEMQSAVSAGVMGMEKFSTEVRQGVEDVRQVGQQLAQIIEQVQALIPRFEEVHEGMQSQAQGAHQISDAMVQLAESAQQTAESLRQSNGAIAQLNDAARQLQEGVSHFKVNT, encoded by the coding sequence ATGAAATCGGAAAAGCTCTCCCTCAAGTCGCTGACCCTCGGCATCCTGCTGCTGCTCAGCCTGTCGGCCATCGGCCTGTCACTGTTCTCCAGCCAGCGTTACCAGCAGGCCGCGCTCAGCGGCCAGAGCCGGACGCTGGAACGGCTGCTGGAGGTGGGCGCCCGCCAGGCCGAGGCCCGCATGCACGAGGCCACGGTGGAACTCGGCCAGCGGCTGGAAAAGGAAGCGGTACGGCCGCATGTCACCGCGGCGCTGGCCGGTGATCCCGATGCCGGCCACCGGCTGGTGGCGGCCCTGGACCGGCCCTTTCACGGCAGCTTCGTGACCTCGGGCCTGCTGGAACCGGTCAAGCTGCGCCTGTTCGACACCGACCTGCAGCCGCTGGCGGCCAGCAGCGAGGGCACCGCCCTGCCGCCGGCACTGGAAATCAGCCTGCAGGAGCGCGCCCGCGCACGCCAGGGCGCGGACCGGGCCAAGCCACTGAACGCCTGGTGGGTGCATGACGACCGCCCCCTGTACTCTGTGCTGGTGCCGGTCGGCGGCCTCCGGCCCATGGCCTATCTGGAGGTGATCGTCGATCCGGTGAACAACCTGCGCCGCATCGAGACCAGCCTCGACCTGCCCCTGCGCCTGGGCAGCCCCGGTGGCAGACCCCTGTACCGCAGCGAAGGCTGGCAGGACGACAATCCCGAACTGCTGGCCGTCAGCCACGGTATCGCCAATGCCGCCGGCCAGCCGGTGATGTCTCTGTCCATTCTCGAATCGGTCGGCGGGCTGCTGGCCGACATCAACCAGGTCCGCACCTGGACGGCGCTGGCCTTCCTGCTGCTGGCCGTTGCGGCCCTGCTCGCGGCCCTGTGGCTGTTCAACCGCCTGGTATTCCGGCCCGTGGACCGGCTGGCCTCGGACATGGCGCGCGCCGCCGAAGGGGATCTGGACGTGCACGCCGAGCCTGGCGGCGTGCGCGAACTGGGGGTGCTGGCGCAGGGCTTCAACGTCATGGCCGAGCGGGTCAAGGAAATGGTCGAGCGCGAGCGCCAGCAGGCCGAAGACGTGACCGGCAAGGTGGAGTTGATCGAGGAGGTGGTGGAAATGGCCGCCCGCGGCGACCTCACCGGCCAGCTCATGATCTACCGCGACAATGACATCATCTCCGAACTGGCCAACGGCATCCAGGGCATGCTGGACAGCCTCAACGCTCTGGTCGCGCGCATCCAGCAGTCCGGCATCCAGGTCACCTCCAGCGCTACCGAGATCGCTGCCACTGCCAAGCAGCAGGAGGCCACCGTCTCCGAGCAGGCCGCCACCACCAACCAGATCCGTGCGACCGTGACCGAGATCTCGGCCACCGCCAAGGAGCTGGTGAACACCATGCACGAGGTCACCGATGTCGCCCTGCGCACCTCCGAACAGGCCAACGCGGGGCGCAGCTCGCTGTCGCGCATGGAACAGACCATGCAGAACATGCAGGAGGCGACCGCCAACATCAATTCCAAGCTGGCGGTGCTGAGCGAAAAGGCGGCCAACATCAACAGCGTGGTCACCACCATCAACAAGGTCTCCGACCAGACCAACCTGCTGTCGCTGAATGCCGCCATCGAGGCCGAGAAGGCCGGCGAGTACGGTGTCGGCTTTGCCGTGGTCGCCACCGAGATCCGCCGTCTGGCCGACCAGACCGCAGTCGCTACCTGGGACATCGAGCAGATGGTCAAGGAAATGCAGTCGGCGGTATCGGCCGGCGTCATGGGCATGGAGAAGTTCTCCACCGAGGTACGCCAGGGCGTCGAGGACGTGCGCCAGGTCGGTCAGCAACTGGCCCAGATCATCGAGCAGGTGCAGGCGCTGATTCCGCGCTTCGAGGAGGTGCACGAGGGCATGCAATCGCAGGCCCAGGGCGCGCACCAGATCTCGGATGCCATGGTGCAGCTGGCCGAGTCCGCCCAGCAGACCGCGGAGTCGTTGCGCCAGTCCAATGGTGCCATCGCCCAGCTCAACGACGCCGCCCGGCAGCTGCAGGAAGGCGTCTCCCACTTCAAGGTCAATACCTGA
- a CDS encoding CheR family methyltransferase: MSLERITRLLQRTMGLNAASVGRLAIARPAETRMQALGLPNLSAYADRLESDGAELERLIEAVVIPETWFFRDSAPFEALARLLQERIAAHPGRAQRILSLPCSTGEEPYSIAMLATDLGLPASKVTIDAVDISEQNLCNARRGRYRDNAFRVDDLSFRDRHFRAVEDGYELDAAVRARVRFRCANLFDPDFARDRERYDIIFCRNLLIYFDRETQARAITILESLLLEDGLLFIGHAESGALARRAFVPLKHPRSFAFRRGTAPTRDSSPPVPARPRPWKPWKPRRQPTPPATLAQAAHPQATRAAAPPAPDERLADARALADEGHLAEAAQLCEEVLAERHDAVDAYLLLAVIRNTAGEPDDAEALLRKALYLDPGHCEALALLALLLERGQRHEEALGVRRRLERSQRRRPEAS; this comes from the coding sequence ATGAGCCTGGAACGCATCACCCGGCTGCTGCAACGCACCATGGGCCTGAATGCCGCCTCGGTGGGCCGGCTGGCGATCGCCCGCCCTGCCGAAACGCGCATGCAGGCGCTGGGACTGCCGAACCTGAGCGCCTATGCCGACCGGCTCGAAAGCGACGGCGCGGAACTGGAGCGGCTGATCGAGGCGGTGGTGATCCCGGAGACCTGGTTCTTTCGCGACAGTGCCCCGTTCGAGGCGCTGGCCAGGCTGCTGCAAGAGCGCATTGCCGCCCACCCCGGACGCGCGCAGCGCATTCTCAGCCTGCCCTGTTCCACCGGCGAGGAACCCTACAGCATCGCCATGCTGGCCACGGACCTCGGCCTGCCTGCCAGCAAGGTGACCATCGACGCCGTGGACATCAGCGAACAGAATCTCTGCAACGCGCGTCGCGGCCGTTACCGGGACAATGCCTTCCGCGTCGATGACCTGTCGTTTCGCGACCGCCATTTCCGCGCGGTCGAAGACGGTTACGAACTCGACGCCGCAGTGCGCGCCCGGGTGCGGTTCCGGTGCGCCAACCTGTTCGACCCGGACTTTGCGCGCGACCGGGAGCGCTATGACATCATCTTCTGCCGCAACCTGCTCATCTATTTCGACCGTGAAACCCAGGCGCGCGCCATCACCATCCTGGAGTCGCTGCTACTCGAAGACGGGCTGCTGTTCATCGGCCATGCCGAATCGGGGGCGCTGGCGCGCCGGGCCTTCGTGCCCCTGAAACATCCCCGTTCCTTCGCCTTCCGGCGCGGCACGGCACCGACGAGGGACAGCTCGCCGCCGGTGCCGGCAAGGCCTCGTCCCTGGAAGCCCTGGAAACCACGACGGCAGCCGACACCGCCCGCGACCCTCGCACAGGCGGCACACCCTCAGGCGACACGAGCGGCCGCCCCGCCCGCGCCCGACGAGCGCCTGGCCGATGCGCGGGCACTGGCCGACGAAGGCCACCTGGCCGAGGCAGCGCAACTGTGCGAAGAAGTGTTGGCGGAACGGCATGACGCCGTGGACGCCTATCTGCTGCTGGCCGTGATCCGCAACACTGCCGGCGAGCCGGATGACGCCGAAGCGCTGTTGCGCAAGGCACTTTACCTCGATCCTGGCCACTGCGAGGCACTGGCCCTGCTGGCACTGCTGCTGGAACGCGGACAACGGCATGAAGAAGCGCTGGGCGTGCGTCGGCGCCTCGAACGCAGCCAGCGGCGCAGACCGGAGGCCTCATGA
- a CDS encoding chemotaxis protein CheW → MLFLVLQLGEERYAIEAGDIVEIVPFLRLRALPQAPPYVAGVFDYRGELVPVIDMQALVRGEPSRPLMTTRIVVVRYVDEQVGERRLGLLTEEVVETLRRDPGEFQPAGIEVGEAPYLGPMTRDAQGLVQQIRIEQLLPAPVRRQLFPEAAS, encoded by the coding sequence ATGCTGTTCCTGGTGCTCCAGTTGGGTGAAGAGCGCTACGCGATCGAGGCGGGGGACATCGTGGAAATCGTCCCTTTCCTGCGCCTGCGCGCCCTGCCCCAGGCGCCACCCTATGTCGCCGGCGTGTTCGACTACCGCGGCGAACTGGTGCCAGTGATCGACATGCAGGCGCTGGTACGCGGCGAACCAAGCCGGCCACTGATGACCACCCGCATCGTGGTGGTCCGGTATGTCGACGAACAGGTCGGGGAACGCCGCCTGGGCCTGCTCACCGAGGAGGTGGTCGAAACCCTGCGCCGCGACCCCGGTGAATTCCAGCCAGCCGGCATCGAGGTCGGCGAGGCACCCTACCTGGGCCCCATGACCCGCGATGCACAGGGTCTGGTGCAGCAGATCCGCATCGAGCAGCTGCTGCCGGCGCCGGTGCGGCGCCAGCTGTTCCCGGAGGCCGCTTCATGA